The following proteins come from a genomic window of Pseudomonas syringae:
- a CDS encoding DUF4399 domain-containing protein — translation MKSLFSGTAVAGLLLSASMLVSAADMPRTASPEGAEVYIISPKDGETVTSPFTVQFGLRGMGVAPAGVDVPDTGHHHLLIDVKTQPAMDAPLPVSDNIRHFGKGQTETEINLPPGQHTLQLLMGDKGHMPLNPPVESKKITINVK, via the coding sequence ATGAAATCCTTATTTTCTGGAACGGCAGTGGCGGGCCTGTTGCTGAGCGCATCCATGCTGGTCAGCGCCGCCGACATGCCGCGTACTGCATCGCCTGAAGGCGCGGAGGTGTACATCATCTCGCCCAAGGATGGCGAAACCGTGACTTCGCCGTTTACTGTGCAGTTCGGCCTGCGGGGCATGGGCGTCGCGCCTGCGGGTGTGGATGTTCCTGACACCGGTCATCATCACTTGCTGATCGACGTCAAAACCCAGCCAGCCATGGATGCGCCGTTACCAGTCAGCGACAACATTCGCCACTTTGGCAAAGGCCAGACCGAAACCGAAATCAACCTGCCGCCAGGTCAGCACACCCTGCAATTGCTGATGGGCGATAAAGGCCACATGCCGCTCAACCCTCCGGTCGAATCGAAGAAGATCACGATCAATGTGAAGTAG
- the serA gene encoding phosphoglycerate dehydrogenase, which yields MSKTSLDKSKIKFLLLEGVHQSAVDVLKAAGYTSIEYHTKSLPEAELKEKIADAHFIGIRSRTQLTEELFDSAKKLVAVGCFCIGTNQVDLNAARERGIAVFNAPYSNTRSVAELVLAEAILLLRGIPEKNASCHRGGWIKSAANSFEIRGKKLGIVGYGSIGTQLSVLAEGLGMQVYFYDTLTKLPLGNATQVSSLNELLGMSDIVTLHVPETTETQWMIGEKEIRAMKKGSILINAARGTVVELDALADAIKDKHLIGAAIDVFPVEPRSNDDIFESPLRGLDNVILTPHIGGSTAEAQANIGLEVAEKLVKYSDNGTSVSSVNFPEVALPAHPGKHRLLHIHENIPGVLSEINKVFAENGINISGQFLQTNEKVGYVVIDVDAEYSDLAQAKLQHIKGTIRSRVLF from the coding sequence ATGAGCAAGACTTCCCTCGACAAGAGCAAGATCAAGTTCCTTCTTCTCGAAGGCGTTCATCAATCCGCTGTCGACGTCCTCAAGGCAGCCGGCTATACCAGCATCGAGTACCACACCAAGTCTCTGCCGGAAGCCGAACTGAAGGAAAAGATCGCCGACGCTCATTTCATCGGCATCCGCTCCCGCACCCAGTTGACCGAAGAACTGTTCGATAGCGCCAAGAAACTGGTTGCAGTCGGCTGTTTCTGCATCGGCACCAATCAGGTTGATCTGAACGCGGCGCGCGAGCGCGGTATCGCGGTGTTCAATGCACCGTACTCCAACACCCGGTCGGTCGCCGAACTGGTGCTGGCCGAAGCGATCCTGCTGCTGCGTGGCATCCCCGAGAAGAACGCTTCCTGCCACCGTGGCGGCTGGATTAAGAGCGCGGCGAATTCCTTTGAAATCCGCGGCAAGAAACTGGGCATCGTCGGCTATGGCTCGATTGGTACTCAATTGTCGGTGCTGGCAGAAGGCCTGGGCATGCAGGTGTACTTCTACGACACACTGACCAAGCTGCCGCTGGGCAACGCCACTCAGGTTTCCAGCCTGAACGAGCTGCTGGGCATGTCCGACATCGTCACCCTGCACGTTCCGGAAACCACTGAAACCCAGTGGATGATCGGCGAAAAAGAAATCCGTGCGATGAAAAAGGGCAGCATCCTGATCAACGCCGCGCGCGGCACGGTGGTCGAGCTGGACGCTCTGGCCGACGCGATCAAAGACAAGCACCTGATTGGCGCCGCCATCGACGTGTTCCCGGTCGAGCCTCGCTCGAACGACGACATCTTCGAAAGCCCGTTGCGCGGCCTGGACAACGTGATCCTGACCCCGCACATCGGTGGCTCCACCGCCGAGGCGCAGGCCAACATCGGTCTGGAAGTCGCTGAAAAGCTGGTCAAGTACAGCGACAACGGTACGTCTGTGTCCTCGGTCAACTTCCCTGAAGTGGCCCTGCCTGCTCACCCAGGCAAGCACCGCCTGCTGCACATCCACGAGAACATTCCGGGCGTGCTCAGCGAGATCAACAAGGTCTTCGCCGAGAACGGCATCAACATCTCCGGTCAGTTCCTGCAGACCAACGAGAAGGTCGGCTACGTGGTCATAGACGTCGACGCCGAATACTCGGACCTCGCTCAAGCCAAGCTGCAACACATCAAAGGCACCATCCGCAGCCGCGTGTTGTTCTGA
- a CDS encoding FAD-binding oxidoreductase, whose amino-acid sequence MTDPALIDELKTLIAPGKVLTDSGSLETYGKDWTKQFTPAPLAIAFPKTTEQVQAIVRWANERHVALVPSGGRTGLSAAAVAANGEVVVSFDYMNQVLDLNLTDRTAVCQPGVITRQLQALAEDNGLYYPVDFASSGSSQIGGNIGTNAGGIKVIRYGMTRNWVAGLKVVTGKGDLLELNKDLIKNATGYDLRQLFIGAEGTLGFVVEATMRLDRAPKNLTAMVLGTTDFNSIMPVLHAFHGKLDLTAFEFFSDKSFARVMARGDVPSPFETPCPFYVLLEFEATTEDLADQALATFEHCVEQGWVLDGVMSQSEQQLRNLWKLREYISETISHFTPYKNDISVTVSKVPQFLAEIDAIVAEHYPDFEVLWYGHIGDGNLHLNILKPESLDKDEFFVKCARVNKWVFEIVEKYNGSISAEHGVGMTKRDYLTYSRSPVEIEYMKALKAVFDPSGIMNPGKIFAV is encoded by the coding sequence ATGACCGATCCCGCTTTGATTGATGAGCTCAAGACCCTGATCGCCCCCGGCAAAGTGCTGACTGACAGCGGTTCTCTGGAAACCTACGGCAAGGACTGGACCAAGCAGTTCACCCCCGCGCCGCTGGCCATTGCGTTTCCCAAGACCACCGAACAGGTCCAGGCCATCGTGCGTTGGGCCAATGAGCGACATGTAGCGCTGGTGCCGTCTGGCGGGCGGACCGGGCTTTCCGCCGCAGCGGTGGCAGCCAATGGCGAAGTGGTCGTGTCATTCGATTACATGAACCAAGTGCTGGATCTGAACCTCACGGACCGCACGGCGGTCTGCCAGCCGGGCGTCATCACGCGTCAGTTGCAGGCGCTTGCCGAAGACAATGGCCTTTATTACCCGGTCGACTTCGCCTCTTCGGGCTCCAGCCAGATCGGCGGTAATATCGGCACTAACGCAGGCGGTATCAAAGTCATTCGCTACGGCATGACCCGTAACTGGGTGGCGGGCCTCAAGGTCGTCACCGGCAAGGGCGACCTGCTGGAGCTGAATAAGGACCTGATCAAGAACGCTACCGGTTACGATCTGCGACAGCTGTTCATCGGCGCCGAGGGCACACTGGGTTTCGTGGTCGAGGCCACAATGCGTCTGGATCGCGCGCCGAAGAACCTCACCGCGATGGTGCTCGGCACTACCGACTTCAACTCGATCATGCCGGTGCTGCATGCCTTCCACGGCAAGCTCGACCTGACTGCTTTTGAATTCTTCTCGGACAAATCCTTCGCCCGGGTCATGGCGCGGGGTGATGTGCCGTCGCCCTTCGAGACGCCGTGCCCGTTCTATGTGCTGCTGGAATTCGAAGCGACCACCGAAGACCTGGCCGATCAGGCCCTGGCGACTTTCGAGCACTGCGTCGAACAAGGCTGGGTGCTCGACGGCGTGATGAGTCAGAGCGAGCAGCAATTGCGCAACCTGTGGAAGCTGCGCGAATACATCTCCGAAACCATCTCGCACTTCACACCGTACAAGAACGATATTTCGGTCACTGTCTCGAAAGTGCCACAATTTCTGGCTGAGATAGACGCGATCGTCGCCGAACATTACCCGGACTTCGAAGTGCTCTGGTACGGCCATATCGGCGACGGCAACCTGCACCTGAACATCCTCAAGCCCGAGAGCCTCGACAAGGACGAGTTCTTCGTCAAATGTGCGCGGGTCAACAAGTGGGTGTTCGAGATCGTCGAGAAGTACAACGGCTCGATTTCCGCCGAGCACGGGGTCGGGATGACCAAGCGTGATTATTTGACGTACAGTCGCTCGCCAGTCGAAATCGAATACATGAAGGCGTTGAAAGCGGTGTTCGACCCCAGCGGGATCATGAATCCCGGAAAAATCTTCGCCGTTTGA
- a CDS encoding fumarylacetoacetate hydrolase family protein produces MSYQHKYVDGTSIHFPLGKVVCIGRNYAEHAKELGNPVPAEPLLFMKPGSAVVALEGGFTIPADRGSVHYEAEIVVLIGKPLSKNPSREEVLDAISGFAPGLDLTLRDVQSQLREKGLPWELAKCFDGAAVIPPFVPASTFPDLTDIGIRLTINGKVVQDGNSNLMLNPIVPMIQHMAANFSLQAGDLIMTGTPAGVGPFEAGDEIVLELTGQAPFSSVVR; encoded by the coding sequence ATGAGCTACCAGCACAAATATGTCGATGGCACGAGCATCCACTTTCCGCTGGGCAAAGTGGTGTGTATTGGCCGTAACTATGCCGAACATGCCAAGGAACTGGGCAATCCGGTGCCTGCCGAACCGCTGTTGTTCATGAAGCCCGGCAGCGCAGTGGTTGCGCTGGAGGGTGGTTTTACTATCCCGGCAGACCGTGGTTCAGTGCATTACGAAGCCGAAATCGTGGTACTGATCGGCAAGCCGCTGAGCAAGAATCCGTCCCGCGAAGAAGTGCTCGATGCAATCAGCGGCTTTGCGCCGGGCCTGGATCTGACGTTGCGGGACGTCCAGTCACAACTGCGCGAGAAAGGCCTGCCGTGGGAACTGGCGAAGTGCTTCGACGGCGCAGCCGTGATCCCGCCGTTCGTTCCGGCCAGCACCTTTCCTGACCTGACTGATATCGGCATCCGCCTGACCATCAACGGCAAAGTGGTACAGGACGGTAACAGCAACCTGATGCTCAACCCGATCGTACCGATGATCCAGCACATGGCCGCCAACTTCTCGTTGCAGGCCGGTGACCTGATCATGACTGGCACGCCTGCCGGTGTGGGGCCGTTCGAAGCAGGCGACGAAATCGTTCTGGAACTGACCGGGCAGGCACCTTTCAGCAGCGTTGTTCGCTGA
- a CDS encoding SdiA-regulated domain-containing protein: MVSPAPTPPRANKRFAFIRAMRWYSWLLLVVVLGYGLSHIMHWDDRALLWFKERFDSKEERSASIWLPDYHVDIDAKPLLGMEADEASDLSYDPVSKTLYAVMGKHAFLAELTLKGDVLRKIPLVGWSNPEGVAVMSNGLIAITDERQHKLTIVRVTADTKTLNIADFPKYELGTSANKNKGFEGIAWDPRRQQLLLGEERPPALYTWKSDGSNVLKGDKQTLPGRSLDMRNLSSLSIDPRTGHMLALSADSHMLLEVDEQGEQVSFMTLLGGMNGLKDTIPRAEGVALDEAGTLYMVSEPNLFYSFRKH; the protein is encoded by the coding sequence ATGGTCAGTCCTGCCCCAACGCCGCCTCGCGCCAACAAACGCTTCGCCTTCATACGCGCTATGCGCTGGTATTCGTGGCTATTGCTGGTTGTCGTGCTCGGCTACGGCCTGTCTCATATCATGCACTGGGACGATCGTGCGCTGCTCTGGTTCAAGGAGAGATTCGATAGCAAGGAGGAGCGCAGCGCCAGCATCTGGCTGCCGGACTACCATGTCGATATCGACGCCAAGCCGTTGCTGGGCATGGAAGCGGACGAGGCTTCCGACCTGTCGTATGACCCGGTCAGCAAAACGCTGTATGCGGTCATGGGCAAGCATGCGTTTCTGGCAGAGTTGACGCTCAAGGGCGATGTGCTGCGCAAGATCCCGCTGGTGGGCTGGAGCAATCCAGAAGGTGTTGCAGTCATGAGCAATGGCCTGATTGCTATCACTGACGAGCGTCAGCACAAATTGACCATCGTCAGAGTCACCGCCGACACCAAGACCTTGAACATCGCGGACTTCCCCAAATACGAGTTGGGCACGTCGGCTAACAAGAACAAGGGGTTCGAGGGCATTGCCTGGGACCCGCGCCGTCAGCAACTGCTGCTGGGCGAAGAACGTCCTCCAGCGCTGTACACCTGGAAGAGTGATGGCAGCAATGTGTTGAAGGGCGACAAACAGACGCTTCCGGGTCGCTCTCTGGATATGCGCAACCTGTCTTCGTTGAGCATAGATCCGCGAACAGGCCATATGCTGGCGCTTTCAGCTGATTCGCATATGTTGCTGGAGGTGGACGAGCAGGGCGAACAGGTGAGCTTCATGACCCTGCTGGGTGGCATGAATGGCTTGAAGGATACGATTCCGCGCGCAGAAGGCGTTGCGCTGGATGAGGCCGGGACGCTGTACATGGTCAGCGAGCCGAACCTGTTCTATTCGTTTCGCAAGCACTGA
- a CDS encoding SdiA-regulated domain-containing protein, which translates to MRRSTRSLVLLLALVPLVVVFVLANQRYRYVESALFDWQMLWQSDSLHSIGLDQYRVTTEAQVIDGLKDDVSGLSYDPDRKSLFTVTNQNPELVELSLEGRVLRRIPLAGFGDAEAIEYISPGTYVVSDERRLRLIQIHVDDTTKSLDAANAEQLTLGIDAGGNKGFEGLAYDSVGKRLFVARERDPVQIIEVRGFPRANPDGPGNLQVISNSKRDGKLSVRDLSSLQFDETSGHLLALSDESKRILELDTGGQPIGSGSLEKGSMGLSKGVPQAEGMAMDAQGTLYLVSEPNLFYVFRKP; encoded by the coding sequence ATGCGTCGCTCTACTCGCTCTTTAGTCCTGCTCCTCGCCCTGGTTCCGCTGGTCGTGGTATTCGTGCTTGCCAATCAGAGATACCGCTACGTGGAAAGCGCCCTGTTCGACTGGCAGATGCTCTGGCAGTCCGACTCGCTTCATTCCATCGGTCTGGATCAGTATCGCGTCACGACAGAGGCACAGGTTATCGACGGGCTGAAAGATGATGTCTCTGGCCTCAGTTACGACCCCGACCGCAAGAGCCTGTTTACGGTGACCAACCAGAATCCCGAGCTGGTCGAACTGAGCCTGGAAGGACGGGTGCTGCGGCGCATTCCGCTGGCAGGCTTTGGCGACGCGGAAGCCATCGAGTACATCAGCCCCGGCACTTATGTCGTCAGTGACGAGCGTCGGCTTCGGCTGATTCAGATTCACGTCGATGACACCACTAAAAGCCTGGACGCGGCCAATGCCGAGCAACTGACGCTGGGCATCGATGCTGGCGGCAACAAGGGCTTTGAAGGGCTGGCCTATGACTCGGTGGGCAAACGCCTGTTTGTCGCCAGGGAGCGCGACCCGGTGCAGATCATAGAAGTGCGCGGCTTTCCCAGAGCCAATCCTGACGGGCCTGGCAATCTGCAAGTCATCTCCAACAGCAAGCGCGATGGCAAGCTTTCCGTTCGCGATCTTTCCAGTCTGCAATTCGATGAGACCAGCGGCCATCTGCTTGCGCTGTCCGATGAGTCGAAGCGGATTCTCGAGCTCGACACCGGTGGCCAGCCAATTGGCAGCGGCTCGCTGGAAAAAGGATCGATGGGGCTGAGCAAGGGCGTGCCGCAGGCGGAAGGGATGGCGATGGACGCGCAAGGCACACTGTATCTGGTGAGCGAGCCGAACCTGTTTTACGTGTTCCGCAAGCCTTGA
- the rpiA gene encoding ribose-5-phosphate isomerase RpiA — protein sequence MTQDQLKQAVAQAAVDFILPKLDDKSIVGIGTGSTANCFIDALAKHKAAFDGAVASSEATAARLKGHGIPVYELNTVSDLEFYVDGADESDEHLNLIKGGGAALTREKIVAAVAKTFICIADGSKLVPVLGAFPLPVEVVPMARSHVARQLVKLGGDPVYREGVLTDNGNIIIDVHNMSITNPVELEANINAIVGVVTNGLFAARPADLLLLGTDEGVKTLTR from the coding sequence ATGACCCAGGATCAACTCAAACAGGCAGTCGCCCAAGCCGCTGTCGATTTCATCCTTCCGAAGCTCGATGACAAGAGCATTGTCGGCATCGGCACCGGCTCCACGGCCAATTGCTTCATTGATGCGCTGGCAAAGCACAAGGCCGCCTTTGATGGCGCAGTCGCCAGCTCCGAAGCCACCGCTGCACGCCTCAAGGGCCATGGTATTCCGGTCTATGAGCTGAACACGGTCAGCGATCTGGAGTTCTACGTCGATGGCGCAGACGAAAGCGATGAGCACCTGAACCTGATCAAGGGCGGCGGCGCTGCACTGACGCGCGAAAAAATCGTCGCTGCGGTGGCCAAGACCTTCATCTGCATCGCCGACGGCAGCAAGCTGGTGCCGGTGCTGGGCGCGTTCCCGCTGCCGGTCGAAGTGGTCCCGATGGCGCGCAGCCATGTCGCACGGCAACTGGTGAAGCTGGGCGGCGACCCGGTGTATCGCGAAGGCGTGCTGACCGACAACGGCAATATCATCATCGACGTGCACAACATGAGCATCACCAACCCGGTGGAGCTGGAAGCGAACATCAATGCCATCGTCGGCGTGGTCACCAATGGCCTGTTCGCCGCCCGTCCTGCAGACCTGTTGCTGCTGGGCACGGATGAAGGTGTGAAAACCCTGACCCGCTGA
- a CDS encoding DUF2269 family protein, with protein sequence MQSITALNTLHITAITLLLISVLVLASGVIKVRLEGDATIQNRLLKRPLVFFWVLMAVCLATLPFSGWWLVHLEGLSLGQTWVLGSSVLYTVGLCSWGWLVVRLNRLRLGVTRNKRGFTVALSVISVVCFVVMAGLMGFKPA encoded by the coding sequence ATGCAATCCATCACCGCCCTCAACACCCTGCACATCACCGCCATCACATTGCTGCTGATCAGCGTTCTGGTGTTGGCCAGCGGGGTCATCAAGGTTCGTCTGGAAGGTGACGCGACCATCCAGAACCGTCTGCTCAAGCGGCCGTTGGTGTTTTTCTGGGTGCTGATGGCCGTGTGCCTGGCGACGTTGCCGTTCAGCGGCTGGTGGCTGGTGCATCTGGAAGGGCTGTCGCTGGGTCAGACCTGGGTCCTGGGCAGCAGCGTGCTATATACGGTTGGGCTGTGCAGTTGGGGCTGGCTGGTCGTCAGGCTCAATCGGCTGCGTCTCGGCGTTACCAGGAACAAGCGAGGCTTTACCGTGGCGCTGAGCGTGATCAGTGTCGTGTGTTTTGTCGTGATGGCCGGTCTGATGGGCTTCAAACCGGCCTGA
- a CDS encoding HAD family hydrolase — MRLALFDLDNTLLGGDSDHAWGDYLCQRGILDAATHKTRNDEFYQDYLAGTLNMTDYLNFTLEILGNTDMAQLEEWHREFMRDCIEPMILPKALELIGKHRDAGDKLVVITATNRFVTAPIVARLGIDTLLATECEMADGRYTGRTTGVPCFREGKVTRLDQWLEDNAFSLEDSYFYSDSMNDLPLLEQVANPVAVDPDDKLRAEAEQRGWPVITLRH; from the coding sequence ATGCGCCTGGCTCTATTCGACCTCGACAACACGCTTCTGGGCGGCGACAGCGATCATGCCTGGGGCGATTATTTGTGCCAGCGCGGAATCCTCGATGCTGCCACTCACAAGACCCGCAACGACGAGTTTTACCAGGATTATCTGGCTGGCACGCTGAACATGACCGATTACCTGAATTTCACCCTGGAGATTCTGGGCAACACCGACATGGCTCAGCTTGAGGAATGGCATCGTGAGTTCATGCGCGATTGCATCGAACCGATGATCCTGCCCAAGGCGCTTGAGCTGATTGGCAAACACCGCGATGCAGGCGACAAGCTGGTGGTAATCACTGCGACCAATCGCTTCGTGACCGCTCCGATTGTGGCGCGCCTGGGGATCGATACGCTGCTGGCGACCGAGTGCGAGATGGCTGACGGACGCTATACCGGCCGCACCACAGGTGTGCCGTGCTTCCGTGAGGGCAAGGTGACGCGTCTTGACCAATGGCTGGAAGACAACGCGTTCAGCCTGGAGGACAGCTATTTCTACAGTGACTCGATGAATGACCTGCCACTGCTGGAGCAAGTCGCCAACCCGGTTGCAGTAGACCCGGACGACAAATTACGCGCCGAAGCCGAGCAACGCGGCTGGCCGGTGATCACCTTGCGCCACTGA